A single Ignavibacteriales bacterium DNA region contains:
- a CDS encoding tetratricopeptide repeat protein → MKKSLVLFVLLLAVPGCSVWYDFTAYFNLYYNASLAFEQAETVIKEQKKDNLALLEPQIPSSANTSLTKVIEKCSRILQFDAQSSFVDDALLMIGKSFYYQKVYIKAMRKFEELIAMGESSDLIPEAKLWLAKTQMQQKNYTQALDLLNGLKADPETEDEILAAANFEELKYLISIENYDEAFKAANELVKFSEDDVLNAEVLYKMGDIYFQRGDFTNSADSYKRVLDFEPVYEFEINSLIRYAAALRNLDRPTDALRALLELRGEVKYSDKYDYIDLEMGKTYSELGQKERALAVFYEADTAYAQSVQLGNIRYEIGYLYENSLANYDSAAVYYSKALSSTATVEYLPLIRFKADLFNKYITLRNNHRLNQRNFLYATDSAAFVTDSIAFYASADSTAETETTDPNVNPTTTQPRERERTIEPELNEPVKPVTVKPGQKQGIPPVRPILSGDSLMVVAARSAFDLGNLFFNDFNIIDSAFYYYRQILDEYPKNPYAPQVLYALAGCHLVDGDSISADSIYRYIYSTFTEDKIINIIAPKIGKPVIDFDFDPAKEIYVAAEEHFLGGKYQDALQQLYKIFSTYPESPLASKSLYTYGFILEREMKKPDSALTVYDSLIAKYPASPYAQKVTPAVQFVRSEKERIRQQVQDSLNRLKEPVKKDSVITPQKPEAAPEEMKEEQDEEKKEEESGEDPEKKTGEQAFIYRSNQWQLQLNSPVGTRYNYPSFRLLCRLSG, encoded by the coding sequence TTGAAAAAATCCTTAGTCCTTTTTGTTCTTCTGCTGGCCGTGCCCGGCTGTTCAGTCTGGTATGATTTTACGGCATATTTTAATCTCTATTATAACGCAAGCCTGGCATTTGAGCAGGCGGAAACCGTTATCAAAGAGCAGAAGAAAGACAACCTTGCTCTGCTTGAACCGCAGATTCCTTCCTCAGCCAATACCAGTCTGACCAAGGTAATTGAAAAATGCTCACGCATCCTCCAGTTTGATGCTCAAAGTTCATTTGTTGATGATGCACTTCTGATGATAGGAAAATCCTTCTATTATCAGAAGGTATATATTAAGGCAATGAGAAAGTTTGAGGAACTGATCGCGATGGGTGAATCATCCGACCTGATTCCTGAAGCGAAACTCTGGCTGGCTAAAACACAGATGCAGCAAAAAAATTATACACAGGCGCTTGATCTGCTCAACGGACTTAAAGCAGACCCTGAAACAGAAGACGAAATACTTGCAGCAGCCAATTTTGAAGAGTTAAAGTACCTTATCTCCATTGAAAACTATGATGAAGCATTTAAGGCAGCCAATGAACTCGTAAAGTTCTCGGAAGATGACGTTCTTAATGCTGAAGTGCTTTACAAGATGGGTGATATCTATTTCCAGCGCGGAGATTTTACCAATTCAGCCGATTCGTATAAGCGGGTGCTCGACTTTGAACCGGTTTATGAGTTCGAAATTAACTCTCTTATCCGCTATGCCGCAGCCCTCAGAAATCTTGACCGCCCTACAGATGCCCTCCGTGCACTTCTTGAATTGCGCGGTGAAGTTAAATACTCGGATAAATATGATTATATAGATCTTGAGATGGGTAAAACCTACTCGGAGCTCGGACAGAAAGAACGGGCTCTGGCCGTTTTTTATGAAGCTGATACCGCTTATGCACAATCAGTTCAGCTCGGCAATATCCGTTATGAAATAGGGTACCTCTACGAAAACAGCTTAGCAAATTATGACAGCGCCGCCGTTTATTACAGCAAGGCACTCAGTTCAACTGCCACTGTGGAATATCTCCCTCTCATCCGGTTTAAAGCTGATCTTTTTAATAAATATATAACACTAAGAAACAATCACCGACTTAATCAGAGGAACTTTCTCTACGCCACCGATTCCGCGGCATTTGTAACGGACTCAATCGCCTTTTATGCCTCAGCAGACTCAACTGCAGAGACTGAGACTACTGATCCAAACGTTAATCCCACTACAACACAGCCGCGAGAACGGGAGAGAACGATTGAACCTGAATTAAATGAGCCCGTTAAACCGGTGACCGTTAAACCCGGCCAGAAACAGGGTATCCCCCCTGTCAGACCAATCCTCTCGGGTGACTCACTGATGGTGGTTGCAGCCCGGTCAGCATTTGATCTTGGCAATCTCTTTTTTAACGACTTTAACATCATAGATTCCGCGTTTTACTATTACCGCCAGATTCTTGACGAATACCCGAAAAACCCCTATGCTCCGCAGGTTCTTTATGCCCTGGCCGGCTGCCATCTGGTGGATGGTGATTCAATTTCAGCGGACAGTATCTACCGTTATATATACAGCACCTTTACTGAGGACAAAATCATTAACATCATAGCCCCGAAGATCGGCAAGCCGGTTATTGATTTTGATTTTGATCCTGCAAAAGAGATCTATGTTGCCGCTGAGGAACATTTTCTCGGGGGCAAGTATCAGGATGCCCTTCAGCAGCTTTATAAGATTTTCAGCACGTATCCGGAATCTCCGCTGGCTTCCAAATCATTATATACATACGGATTTATCCTCGAACGGGAAATGAAAAAACCCGATTCAGCTCTGACGGTCTATGATTCGCTCATCGCGAAATATCCGGCGTCACCGTATGCACAGAAAGTAACACCGGCCGTTCAGTTTGTCCGCAGCGAAAAGGAACGGATACGCCAGCAGGTGCAGGATTCACTCAACCGCCTGAAAGAACCTGTTAAAAAGGACTCAGTGATTACTCCCCAAAAACCGGAAGCCGCTCCTGAAGAAATGAAAGAAGAGCAGGATGAGGAGAAAAAGGAAGAAGAAAGCGGTGAAGATCCTGAAAAGAAGACCGGGGAACAGGCCTTTATATACCGGAGCAATCAGTGGCAGCTTCAGTTAAATTCT
- a CDS encoding P-II family nitrogen regulator, translating to MKKIEAIIRPFKLDEVKEGLLENGIKGLTITEVRGYGRQKGHKETYRGSEYRIEFVPKIKIEVVVADELLEKAVDAILKHAKTGQVGDGKIFIYDVQDVIRIRTEESGTGAL from the coding sequence ATGAAAAAAATTGAAGCGATCATCCGCCCGTTCAAACTTGATGAAGTGAAAGAAGGGCTCCTTGAAAACGGAATCAAGGGGCTCACTATTACCGAAGTCCGCGGTTACGGCAGGCAGAAGGGACACAAGGAAACCTATCGCGGCAGTGAATACCGGATTGAGTTTGTGCCAAAAATAAAAATTGAGGTTGTGGTTGCTGATGAGCTTCTTGAAAAAGCCGTGGATGCAATCCTGAAACATGCTAAAACAGGCCAGGTTGGAGACGGAAAAATCTTCATCTACGATGTGCAGGATGTAATCAGAATCCGCACGGAAGAATCAGGTACCGGAGCTCTGTAA
- the secA gene encoding preprotein translocase subunit SecA, translating into MIQFLKKIFGDKKSKDVQLLQPLVDEINAHYESISQLSDDELRAKTQEFKNIIGERTAELRGQIEDMHARLRSNEEFDREDAHSQLDELNKQLDELYEEVLDELLPEAYAVVKATCKKLVGTAWDVMGHKLPWEMVPYDVQLMGGVVLHQGKIAEMATGEGKTLVATLPLYLNALTGRGVHLVTVNDYLAQRDSQWMGKIFEFHGLTVGCITSNMPPDRRKMQYNCDIIYGTNNEFGFDYLRDNMAIDSEFLVQRIHNYAIVDEVDSVLIDEARTPLIISGQVDVDDHKFNEFKPGVEKLVRLQSNLVAKLVKEAEDLLSKDDKDSEYEAGKLLLRAYRGLPKNRQLVRMLSEPHYKKLQQEVELEFLREKGKNMYIIDDELYFVIDEKNHTIDLTEKGREELSKATREGKEFFVMTDLGTEFAKLENDHSLSEEEKAKKKEALYAQYGQRSDSIHTVHQLLRAYTLYDRDDEYVVTDEGKIAIVDEFTGRVLPGRRYSDGLHQAIEAKENVHVEKDTQTLATITLQNYFRMYKKLAGMTGTAETEEGEFFEIYKLEVVVIPTNRPVTREDLDDAIYKTKREKYNAIIEHVEELRKEGRPVLVGTTSVEVSETLSRMLKRKNIPHNVLNAKQHQREAEIVTSAGQVGAVTIATNMAGRGTDIKLGAGVKDRGGLYILGTERHESRRIDRQLRGRSGRQGDPGTSKFYLSLEDDLMRLFGSDKMASVMERMKMDEGEVIQHPWITKSVERAQKRVEENNFAIRKRLLEYDNVMNQQRSIVYQRRKRALEGERLKDQVFEMLDEYIDELVNKHADNGDLELIRQEFVQNMLIDVKITPEDFQKLGKAGYIDALSKASRDFYARKEETLGADNMARIERYAFLTVTDTRWKEHLRDMDDLKEGIGLRAYAQKDPLVEYKNEAFEMFLELNTKIRNEVVSFCFKFFPQMPSEVEERERARRTSQARKQLLESKSAFEMERGPGAAAAQRSNQPVRVEERVGRNDPCPCGSGKKYKACHGK; encoded by the coding sequence ATGATCCAGTTTCTCAAGAAGATTTTCGGCGATAAAAAGTCTAAAGACGTTCAGCTTCTTCAGCCCCTCGTGGATGAAATTAATGCTCATTATGAATCCATTTCACAGCTCTCTGATGATGAACTGAGAGCCAAAACCCAGGAATTTAAGAATATCATCGGCGAAAGAACCGCTGAGCTCCGCGGCCAAATTGAGGATATGCACGCACGTCTCAGATCTAATGAGGAGTTTGACCGGGAGGATGCCCACAGCCAGCTGGATGAACTGAATAAACAGCTTGATGAGCTCTATGAAGAAGTTCTCGATGAACTGCTTCCAGAAGCGTACGCTGTCGTAAAGGCCACCTGTAAAAAATTAGTCGGTACCGCATGGGATGTGATGGGACATAAACTCCCCTGGGAGATGGTTCCCTACGATGTTCAGCTCATGGGCGGCGTTGTGCTTCATCAGGGTAAAATTGCGGAAATGGCAACCGGTGAAGGTAAAACTCTTGTAGCTACTCTCCCTCTTTACCTTAACGCTCTGACCGGACGAGGTGTACACCTTGTAACTGTAAACGATTACCTGGCTCAGCGTGACTCCCAGTGGATGGGTAAAATTTTTGAATTCCACGGTCTCACTGTCGGATGCATCACCTCAAATATGCCTCCTGACAGAAGGAAAATGCAGTATAACTGTGATATTATATACGGAACCAATAACGAATTCGGTTTTGATTACCTCCGCGATAACATGGCAATTGATTCCGAATTTCTGGTGCAGCGTATTCATAACTACGCAATAGTGGATGAAGTTGACTCCGTTCTTATTGACGAGGCCCGTACCCCTCTCATTATCTCAGGCCAGGTTGATGTTGATGATCATAAGTTTAATGAGTTTAAGCCCGGGGTAGAAAAACTTGTCCGGCTGCAGTCCAACCTTGTCGCAAAACTGGTTAAGGAAGCCGAAGATCTTCTTTCCAAAGACGACAAAGATTCAGAGTATGAAGCCGGTAAACTGCTGCTGAGAGCGTACCGCGGACTCCCAAAAAACCGTCAGCTGGTCAGAATGCTTTCTGAGCCCCATTATAAGAAACTTCAGCAGGAAGTTGAACTGGAGTTCCTCCGCGAAAAAGGAAAGAATATGTATATCATTGATGACGAACTCTATTTCGTTATTGATGAAAAAAATCACACCATTGATCTTACTGAGAAAGGGCGGGAAGAACTGAGCAAGGCAACACGCGAAGGAAAAGAATTCTTCGTTATGACCGATCTCGGTACTGAGTTCGCGAAACTGGAAAACGATCATTCCCTTTCCGAAGAAGAAAAAGCAAAAAAGAAAGAAGCACTTTACGCGCAGTACGGACAGCGCAGCGACAGCATCCACACCGTGCATCAGCTCCTGCGGGCATATACACTTTATGACCGTGATGATGAATATGTAGTTACCGATGAAGGCAAGATTGCCATTGTGGATGAATTCACCGGCCGTGTGCTCCCCGGAAGACGCTATTCAGACGGCTTGCACCAGGCAATAGAAGCAAAAGAGAATGTCCATGTAGAAAAGGACACACAAACCTTAGCTACCATCACCCTGCAGAACTACTTCCGCATGTATAAAAAACTGGCAGGCATGACCGGTACCGCGGAAACTGAGGAAGGTGAATTTTTTGAGATATATAAGCTTGAAGTAGTGGTCATCCCTACCAACCGCCCGGTAACCCGCGAAGACCTTGATGACGCGATATATAAAACAAAGCGTGAAAAATATAACGCCATCATAGAGCATGTTGAAGAACTCCGTAAGGAGGGAAGACCGGTTCTGGTTGGTACTACCTCAGTTGAAGTTTCGGAAACACTGAGCAGAATGCTTAAGCGCAAAAATATTCCCCATAATGTACTTAACGCGAAGCAGCATCAGCGGGAAGCAGAGATTGTTACCAGTGCCGGACAGGTAGGGGCGGTAACCATCGCGACCAACATGGCGGGCCGCGGAACCGATATTAAACTTGGTGCCGGTGTGAAAGACCGCGGAGGTTTATATATACTTGGCACAGAGCGTCATGAGTCCCGCCGTATTGACCGCCAGCTGCGCGGCCGTTCAGGAAGACAGGGTGATCCGGGTACTTCCAAATTTTATCTTTCACTCGAGGATGATCTGATGCGCCTCTTCGGAAGCGATAAAATGGCTTCCGTAATGGAGAGGATGAAGATGGATGAAGGTGAAGTCATCCAGCATCCATGGATTACCAAATCGGTTGAACGAGCACAGAAGCGTGTTGAAGAGAATAACTTCGCGATCAGAAAACGTCTGCTTGAATATGACAACGTGATGAATCAGCAGAGAAGCATTGTCTATCAGAGAAGAAAACGGGCACTTGAGGGTGAACGGCTTAAAGATCAGGTCTTTGAAATGCTCGATGAGTATATTGACGAGTTAGTAAACAAACATGCTGATAATGGTGATCTTGAACTCATTCGTCAGGAATTCGTTCAGAATATGCTCATTGACGTGAAAATTACTCCTGAAGATTTCCAGAAACTCGGTAAAGCAGGATATATAGACGCTCTCAGCAAAGCATCCAGAGATTTTTACGCCCGCAAGGAAGAAACCCTTGGTGCCGATAATATGGCGCGCATCGAGCGCTACGCTTTCCTCACGGTAACAGATACACGCTGGAAAGAACATCTGCGCGATATGGATGACCTGAAGGAAGGTATCGGACTCCGTGCCTATGCCCAGAAGGATCCGCTTGTTGAATATAAGAATGAAGCCTTCGAAATGTTCCTTGAACTGAATACCAAAATTAGAAATGAGGTTGTGTCATTCTGCTTCAAATTCTTCCCTCAGATGCCATCCGAGGTTGAAGAGAGAGAGCGTGCAAGAAGAACATCACAGGCGCGTAAGCAGCTTCTTGAATCAAAGAGCGCTTTCGAAATGGAACGTGGTCCTGGTGCTGCGGCAGCACAGCGGAGCAATCAGCCGGTTCGCGTTGAAGAACGGGTCGGCAGAAACGACCCCTGCCCCTGCGGAAGCGGTAAAAAGTATAAAGCTTGTCACGGCAAATAA
- a CDS encoding glycine--tRNA ligase yields MSQKNANDTLEKIVSLAKRKGFVFQSSEIYGGLNGCWDYGPLGVELLKNLKEEWWKFMTYRDDVEGLDASILMHPRVWEASGHVANFTDPMIDCKQCKARFRLDHLSENIPVKKRKKVLETVLERLPEAYKAEAEAVVKDKSEEQDGTALLEKIFEDKSAAEIVISELTCPQCGNKGTFTLPRLFNLMFKTFIGPVEDSGAAVYLRPETAQGIFVNFLNVQNASRQKVPFGIAQIGKAFRNEINTKYFLFRTREFEQMEMQFFVNPNKDKEWYDYWKAERLQWYINLGMSRENLRYHDHPANKLAHYAKEATDIEFKFPFGWGEIEGIHNRTNFDLSRHKEYSGKSLEYFDDESKEKYTPFIIETSAGASRGFMAFLINAYNEEVVNGEQRVVLRFHQRLAPIKAAILPLVNKDGMPEIARKIESDIRRNFKVFYDDKGAVGRRYRRMDEAGTPYCITIDTQTTEDGSVTVRERDSMQQERIDASRLNEYLAGRLLS; encoded by the coding sequence ATGTCGCAGAAAAATGCGAATGACACATTAGAAAAAATCGTCTCTTTAGCCAAACGCAAAGGTTTTGTTTTCCAATCCAGCGAAATTTACGGCGGTCTGAACGGCTGCTGGGATTACGGTCCATTGGGAGTTGAGCTCCTAAAAAACCTGAAAGAGGAGTGGTGGAAATTTATGACCTACCGGGACGATGTTGAGGGGCTTGATGCTTCTATTCTGATGCATCCCCGAGTCTGGGAGGCCTCAGGGCATGTGGCAAACTTTACGGACCCGATGATAGACTGCAAGCAGTGCAAAGCCCGGTTCCGTTTGGACCATCTCTCAGAGAATATTCCGGTAAAAAAGAGAAAGAAAGTTCTTGAAACCGTGCTTGAAAGGCTGCCTGAGGCATATAAAGCAGAAGCTGAAGCCGTGGTGAAAGATAAGTCAGAAGAGCAGGATGGCACGGCTCTTCTTGAAAAGATTTTTGAAGATAAATCTGCCGCGGAAATAGTCATCAGTGAACTTACCTGTCCGCAGTGCGGAAACAAAGGCACCTTTACTTTGCCCCGGCTTTTTAATCTGATGTTTAAAACTTTCATCGGGCCGGTTGAAGACAGCGGTGCTGCTGTATATCTCCGTCCCGAAACCGCACAGGGAATATTCGTAAATTTCCTGAATGTGCAGAATGCTTCACGTCAGAAAGTGCCTTTCGGTATTGCTCAGATAGGCAAGGCATTCCGGAATGAAATTAACACCAAGTATTTTCTTTTCAGAACCCGTGAGTTCGAACAGATGGAAATGCAGTTCTTTGTAAATCCTAACAAGGACAAAGAATGGTATGACTACTGGAAGGCAGAGCGTCTTCAGTGGTATATAAACCTTGGTATGAGCAGGGAAAATCTCCGCTACCACGATCATCCTGCGAACAAACTTGCGCATTACGCCAAAGAAGCAACAGATATTGAATTTAAGTTCCCGTTTGGCTGGGGTGAGATTGAAGGCATTCATAACCGGACGAATTTTGACCTGAGCCGCCATAAAGAATATTCAGGAAAATCACTTGAGTATTTTGATGATGAGAGCAAGGAAAAGTATACTCCGTTCATTATTGAGACATCAGCAGGTGCAAGCCGCGGATTTATGGCATTTCTCATCAACGCATATAATGAAGAAGTGGTAAACGGCGAGCAGAGAGTGGTGCTCAGATTCCATCAGCGTCTGGCTCCTATTAAGGCAGCTATACTCCCGCTGGTTAACAAGGACGGTATGCCTGAGATCGCCCGCAAGATTGAATCAGATATACGCCGCAACTTTAAGGTATTTTATGATGATAAGGGGGCAGTCGGCCGCCGTTACAGAAGAATGGATGAAGCGGGAACCCCCTATTGCATCACCATAGACACGCAGACTACCGAAGACGGCAGTGTGACTGTGCGTGAGAGGGATTCCATGCAGCAGGAGCGGATTGACGCTTCACGGCTGAATGAATATCTGGCCGGAAGACTGTTAAGCTGA